The proteins below come from a single Strix uralensis isolate ZFMK-TIS-50842 chromosome 8, bStrUra1, whole genome shotgun sequence genomic window:
- the USP33 gene encoding ubiquitin carboxyl-terminal hydrolase 33 isoform X3, which yields MSSPGSNCPHLESVGEITKEELIQKSHGTCQDCKVRGPNLWACLENRCTYVGCGESHVDHSTTHSQETKHCLTVNLTTLRVWCYACSKEVFLDRKLRSHSPLPNARLSHQAQDNSVQDFKIPSNPTLKIPLAAVFDDLDIEVEEDELKTRGLTGLKNIGNTCYMNAALQALSNCPPLTHFFLDCGGLARTDKKPAICKSYLKLMTELWHKSRPGSVVPTGLFQGIKTVNPTFRGYSQQDAQEFLRCLMDLLHEELKEPVVELEDAQPMSVEESMEEDKSQSDVGFQPCESCGTCDKTENDAIFKPVLEDPAETTMLIQDDDNNSITSKDWQKEKISSNKLKRANSMEDLEKDTNTTSETTEFLNNQGTVKVQIHSRFSEYISDVHMNDISAAHTPSSNEGMNTRLSNSPPKSFSSCSSLAPVHKKVSTVSSPKRKKRKKYRSVISDIFDGTIISSVQCLTCDRLSVTLETFQDLSLPIPGKEDLAKLHSASHQTSLVKAGSCGEAYAPQGWIAFFMEYFKSWFWGPVVTLQDCLAAFFARDELKGDNMYSCGRCKKLRNGVKFCKVQKFPEILCIHLKRFRHELMFSTKIGTHVSFPLEGLDLQPFLAKDSPAQIVTYDLLSVICHHGTASSGHYIAYCRNNLNNLWYEFDDQSVTEVSESTVQNAEAYVLFYRKSSEEAQRERRRISGLLNMMEPSLLQFYVSRQWLNKFKTFAEPGPISNNDFLCVHGGVPPHKANFIEDLVVMLPQNIWDNLYSRYGGGPAVNHLYVCHTCQIESERIEKRRKNELEMFIRLNRAFREKGSPSTFYCISMQWFREWEGFVKGKDSDPPGPIDNAKIAVTKCGNAVLRQGADSGQISEGTWNFLQSIYGGGPEIILRPPVPPVEPDILQTEEKIELETHGL from the exons AATAGGTGTACATATGTTGGCTGTGGTGAATCCCATGTTGATCACAGTACCACCCATTCCCAG gaGACAAAACACTGTCTAACTGTCAACCTTACTACACTCCGTGTTTGGTGTTATGCCTGTAGTAAGGAAGTATTCCTGGATAGAAAATTAAGATCTCATTCTCCACTACCAAATGCAAGACTGTCTCACCAAGCACAAGATAATAGTGTTCAG GATTTTAAAATACCTAGTAATCCCACGCTGAAGATTCCTTTAGCAGCTGTATTTGATGACTTAGATATAGAAGTGGAAGAAGATGAGTTAAAGACTAGAG GTCTAACAGGATTAAAAAATATTGGAAACACTTGTTACATGAATGCAGCTTTACAAGCTCTTTCCAACTG ccCACCTTTGACGCACTTTTTTCTTGACTGCGGAGGCTTAGCCCGAACAGATAAGAAACCGGCAATTTGTAAAAGTTACCTCAAGCTGATGACAGAACTCTGGCACAAAAGCAG gcCTGGTTCTGTTGTTCCTACGGGTTTATTTCAAGGAATTAAAACTGTTAATCCAACATTTCGAGGCTACTCTCAACAG GATGCACAAGAATTTTTGCGTTGTCTTATGGATTTGCTTCATGAAGAACTTAAAGAACCAGTTGTAGAACTGGAAGATGCCCAGCCTATGAGTGTTGAAGAGAGTATGGAAGAAGACAAGAGTCAGTCAGATGTAGGCTTTCAGCCCTGTGAATCCTGTGGTACCtgtgataaaacagaaaatgatgCTATTTTCAAACCTGTCTTAGAGGATCCTGCAGAGACAACCATGTTAATTCAGGATGATGATAACAACTCAATCACATCCAAAGactggcagaaagaaaaaatatcaagcaACAAGCTTAAACGAGCAAATTCTATGGAAGACTTGGAAAAAGACACAAACACTACTTCAGAGActactgaatttttaaataatcaaGGAACTGTCAAAGTACAGATACACAGCAGATTCTCAG AGTACATCAGTGATGTCCACATGAATGATATATCTGCAGCCCACACCCCATCATCAAATGAAGGGATGAACACACGCTTATCAAACAGTCCTCCAAAATCATTCTCATCGTGCTCTTCGCTGGCACCAGTCCACAAAAAAG TTTCAACTGTATCATCACCGAAAAGGAAGAAGCGCAAGAAGTACAGGAGTGTTATCTCTGATATATTTGATGGGACTATAATAAGCTCAGTACAGTGCTTGACTTGTGATCGG ctgTCTGTAACCCTGGAGACCTTTCAGGATCTGTCCTTGCCTATTCCAGGTAAGGAAGATCTTGCTAAACTCCATTCTGCAAGTCATCAGACATCTCTAGTCAAAGCAGGGTCATGTGGAGAAGCATATGCCCCCCAGGGATGGATAGCTTTTTTTATGGAATATTTCAAAAG CTGGTTTTGGGGTCCAGTTGTAACCTTACAAGATTGTCTTGCTGCCTTTTTCGCCAGAGATGAGCTCAAGG GTGATAACATGTATAGCTGTGGAAGGTGTAAAAA gTTAAGAAATGGAGTGAAATTCTGCAAAGTGCAAAAATTTCCTGAG ATACTGTGCATACATCTCAAAAGATTTAGACATGAACTTATGTTTTCCACAAAAATTGGGACCCATGTGTCCTTTCCCTTGGAAGGCCTTGATCTTCAGCCTTTCCTGGCAAAGGACAGTCCAGCTCAAATAGTGACTTACGATCTTCTGTCTGTCATCTGCCATCATGGAACTGCCAGCA GTGGACATTATATAGCTTATTGTCGCAACAACTTAAATAATTTGTGGTATGAATTTGATGACCAAAGTGTCACAGAAGTGTCAGAATCCACAGTGCAAAATGCAGAAGCGTATGTTCTCTTCTACAG AAAGAGcagtgaagaggcacagagagagaGGCGGAGGATATCAGGTCTACTGAATATGATGGAACCAAGTCTTCTGCAGTTCTATGTTTCCAGACAGTGGTTAAATAAATTCAAGACTTTTGCAGAGCCAGGACCAATTTCAAATAATGACTTTCTCTGTGTGCATGGAG GTGTTCCTCCACACAAAGCTAACTTCATAGAGGACCTAGTTGTAATGCTACCTCAAAATATATGGGATAATCTGTATAGCAG GTATGGAGGAGGACCAGCTGTTAACCATTTGTATGTTTGTCACACCTGCCAAATAGAGTCTGAAAGAattgaaaaaagaaggaaaaatgaattgGAAATGTTTATTCGG cttaATAGAGCATTCCGAGAAAAAGGATCTCCGTCGACGTTTTACTGCATCAGTATGCAATGGTTCAGAGAATGGGAAGGATTTGTAAAGGGTAAAGACAGTG ATCCTCCTGGTCCTATTGATAACGCTAAGATTGCAGTAACAAAATGTGGAAATGCTGTGCTAAGACAAG gtgCAGATTCTGGACAAATATCTGAAGGAACATGGAATTTTCTTCAGTCAATCTATGGTGGAGGTCCAGAGATTATACTCAGACCACCTGTTCCTCCAGTAGAACCCGATATCTTGCAAACAGAGGAGAAGATTGAATTAGAAACTCATGGTCTGTAG
- the USP33 gene encoding ubiquitin carboxyl-terminal hydrolase 33 isoform X2, translated as MSSPGSNCPHLESVGEITKEELIQKSHGTCQDCKVRGPNLWACLENRCTYVGCGESHVDHSTTHSQETKHCLTVNLTTLRVWCYACSKEVFLDRKLRSHSPLPNARLSHQAQDNSVQDFKIPSNPTLKIPLAAVFDDLDIEVEEDELKTRGLTGLKNIGNTCYMNAALQALSNCPPLTHFFLDCGGLARTDKKPAICKSYLKLMTELWHKSRPGSVVPTGLFQGIKTVNPTFRGYSQQDAQEFLRCLMDLLHEELKEPVVELEDAQPMSVEESMEEDKSQSDVGFQPCESCGTCDKTENDAIFKPVLEDPAETTMLIQDDDNNSITSKDWQKEKISSNKLKRANSMEDLEKDTNTTSETTEFLNNQGTVKVQIHSRFSEYISDVHMNDISAAHTPSSNEGMNTRLSNSPPKSFSSCSSLAPVHKKVSTVSSPKRKKRKKYRSVISDIFDGTIISSVQCLTCDRLSVTLETFQDLSLPIPGKEDLAKLHSASHQTSLVKAGSCGEAYAPQGWIAFFMEYFKRFVVSCVPSWFWGPVVTLQDCLAAFFARDELKGDNMYSCGRCKKLRNGVKFCKVQKFPEILCIHLKRFRHELMFSTKIGTHVSFPLEGLDLQPFLAKDSPAQIVTYDLLSVICHHGTASSGHYIAYCRNNLNNLWYEFDDQSVTEVSESTVQNAEAYVLFYRKSSEEAQRERRRISGLLNMMEPSLLQFYVSRQWLNKFKTFAEPGPISNNDFLCVHGGVPPHKANFIEDLVVMLPQNIWDNLYSRYGGGPAVNHLYVCHTCQIESERIEKRRKNELEMFIRLNRAFREKGSPSTFYCISMQWFREWEGFVKGKDSDPPGPIDNAKIAVTKCGNAVLRQGADSGQISEGTWNFLQSIYGGGPEIILRPPVPPVEPDILQTEEKIELETHGL; from the exons AATAGGTGTACATATGTTGGCTGTGGTGAATCCCATGTTGATCACAGTACCACCCATTCCCAG gaGACAAAACACTGTCTAACTGTCAACCTTACTACACTCCGTGTTTGGTGTTATGCCTGTAGTAAGGAAGTATTCCTGGATAGAAAATTAAGATCTCATTCTCCACTACCAAATGCAAGACTGTCTCACCAAGCACAAGATAATAGTGTTCAG GATTTTAAAATACCTAGTAATCCCACGCTGAAGATTCCTTTAGCAGCTGTATTTGATGACTTAGATATAGAAGTGGAAGAAGATGAGTTAAAGACTAGAG GTCTAACAGGATTAAAAAATATTGGAAACACTTGTTACATGAATGCAGCTTTACAAGCTCTTTCCAACTG ccCACCTTTGACGCACTTTTTTCTTGACTGCGGAGGCTTAGCCCGAACAGATAAGAAACCGGCAATTTGTAAAAGTTACCTCAAGCTGATGACAGAACTCTGGCACAAAAGCAG gcCTGGTTCTGTTGTTCCTACGGGTTTATTTCAAGGAATTAAAACTGTTAATCCAACATTTCGAGGCTACTCTCAACAG GATGCACAAGAATTTTTGCGTTGTCTTATGGATTTGCTTCATGAAGAACTTAAAGAACCAGTTGTAGAACTGGAAGATGCCCAGCCTATGAGTGTTGAAGAGAGTATGGAAGAAGACAAGAGTCAGTCAGATGTAGGCTTTCAGCCCTGTGAATCCTGTGGTACCtgtgataaaacagaaaatgatgCTATTTTCAAACCTGTCTTAGAGGATCCTGCAGAGACAACCATGTTAATTCAGGATGATGATAACAACTCAATCACATCCAAAGactggcagaaagaaaaaatatcaagcaACAAGCTTAAACGAGCAAATTCTATGGAAGACTTGGAAAAAGACACAAACACTACTTCAGAGActactgaatttttaaataatcaaGGAACTGTCAAAGTACAGATACACAGCAGATTCTCAG AGTACATCAGTGATGTCCACATGAATGATATATCTGCAGCCCACACCCCATCATCAAATGAAGGGATGAACACACGCTTATCAAACAGTCCTCCAAAATCATTCTCATCGTGCTCTTCGCTGGCACCAGTCCACAAAAAAG TTTCAACTGTATCATCACCGAAAAGGAAGAAGCGCAAGAAGTACAGGAGTGTTATCTCTGATATATTTGATGGGACTATAATAAGCTCAGTACAGTGCTTGACTTGTGATCGG ctgTCTGTAACCCTGGAGACCTTTCAGGATCTGTCCTTGCCTATTCCAGGTAAGGAAGATCTTGCTAAACTCCATTCTGCAAGTCATCAGACATCTCTAGTCAAAGCAGGGTCATGTGGAGAAGCATATGCCCCCCAGGGATGGATAGCTTTTTTTATGGAATATTTCAAAAG GTTTGTTGTCTCGTGTGTTCCTAGCTGGTTTTGGGGTCCAGTTGTAACCTTACAAGATTGTCTTGCTGCCTTTTTCGCCAGAGATGAGCTCAAGG GTGATAACATGTATAGCTGTGGAAGGTGTAAAAA gTTAAGAAATGGAGTGAAATTCTGCAAAGTGCAAAAATTTCCTGAG ATACTGTGCATACATCTCAAAAGATTTAGACATGAACTTATGTTTTCCACAAAAATTGGGACCCATGTGTCCTTTCCCTTGGAAGGCCTTGATCTTCAGCCTTTCCTGGCAAAGGACAGTCCAGCTCAAATAGTGACTTACGATCTTCTGTCTGTCATCTGCCATCATGGAACTGCCAGCA GTGGACATTATATAGCTTATTGTCGCAACAACTTAAATAATTTGTGGTATGAATTTGATGACCAAAGTGTCACAGAAGTGTCAGAATCCACAGTGCAAAATGCAGAAGCGTATGTTCTCTTCTACAG AAAGAGcagtgaagaggcacagagagagaGGCGGAGGATATCAGGTCTACTGAATATGATGGAACCAAGTCTTCTGCAGTTCTATGTTTCCAGACAGTGGTTAAATAAATTCAAGACTTTTGCAGAGCCAGGACCAATTTCAAATAATGACTTTCTCTGTGTGCATGGAG GTGTTCCTCCACACAAAGCTAACTTCATAGAGGACCTAGTTGTAATGCTACCTCAAAATATATGGGATAATCTGTATAGCAG GTATGGAGGAGGACCAGCTGTTAACCATTTGTATGTTTGTCACACCTGCCAAATAGAGTCTGAAAGAattgaaaaaagaaggaaaaatgaattgGAAATGTTTATTCGG cttaATAGAGCATTCCGAGAAAAAGGATCTCCGTCGACGTTTTACTGCATCAGTATGCAATGGTTCAGAGAATGGGAAGGATTTGTAAAGGGTAAAGACAGTG ATCCTCCTGGTCCTATTGATAACGCTAAGATTGCAGTAACAAAATGTGGAAATGCTGTGCTAAGACAAG gtgCAGATTCTGGACAAATATCTGAAGGAACATGGAATTTTCTTCAGTCAATCTATGGTGGAGGTCCAGAGATTATACTCAGACCACCTGTTCCTCCAGTAGAACCCGATATCTTGCAAACAGAGGAGAAGATTGAATTAGAAACTCATGGTCTGTAG
- the USP33 gene encoding ubiquitin carboxyl-terminal hydrolase 33 isoform X1: MSSPGSNCPHLESVGEITKEELIQKSHGTCQDCKVRGPNLWACLENRCTYVGCGESHVDHSTTHSQETKHCLTVNLTTLRVWCYACSKEVFLDRKLRSHSPLPNARLSHQAQDNSVQDFKIPSNPTLKIPLAAVFDDLDIEVEEDELKTRGLTGLKNIGNTCYMNAALQALSNCPPLTHFFLDCGGLARTDKKPAICKSYLKLMTELWHKSRPGSVVPTGLFQGIKTVNPTFRGYSQQDAQEFLRCLMDLLHEELKEPVVELEDAQPMSVEESMEEDKSQSDVGFQPCESCGTCDKTENDAIFKPVLEDPAETTMLIQDDDNNSITSKDWQKEKISSNKLKRANSMEDLEKDTNTTSETTEFLNNQGTVKVQIHSRFSEYISDVHMNDISAAHTPSSNEGMNTRLSNSPPKSFSSCSSLAPVHKKVSTVSSPKRKKRKKYRSVISDIFDGTIISSVQCLTCDRLSVTLETFQDLSLPIPGKEDLAKLHSASHQTSLVKAGSCGEAYAPQGWIAFFMEYFKRCFRFVVSCVPSWFWGPVVTLQDCLAAFFARDELKGDNMYSCGRCKKLRNGVKFCKVQKFPEILCIHLKRFRHELMFSTKIGTHVSFPLEGLDLQPFLAKDSPAQIVTYDLLSVICHHGTASSGHYIAYCRNNLNNLWYEFDDQSVTEVSESTVQNAEAYVLFYRKSSEEAQRERRRISGLLNMMEPSLLQFYVSRQWLNKFKTFAEPGPISNNDFLCVHGGVPPHKANFIEDLVVMLPQNIWDNLYSRYGGGPAVNHLYVCHTCQIESERIEKRRKNELEMFIRLNRAFREKGSPSTFYCISMQWFREWEGFVKGKDSDPPGPIDNAKIAVTKCGNAVLRQGADSGQISEGTWNFLQSIYGGGPEIILRPPVPPVEPDILQTEEKIELETHGL, encoded by the exons AATAGGTGTACATATGTTGGCTGTGGTGAATCCCATGTTGATCACAGTACCACCCATTCCCAG gaGACAAAACACTGTCTAACTGTCAACCTTACTACACTCCGTGTTTGGTGTTATGCCTGTAGTAAGGAAGTATTCCTGGATAGAAAATTAAGATCTCATTCTCCACTACCAAATGCAAGACTGTCTCACCAAGCACAAGATAATAGTGTTCAG GATTTTAAAATACCTAGTAATCCCACGCTGAAGATTCCTTTAGCAGCTGTATTTGATGACTTAGATATAGAAGTGGAAGAAGATGAGTTAAAGACTAGAG GTCTAACAGGATTAAAAAATATTGGAAACACTTGTTACATGAATGCAGCTTTACAAGCTCTTTCCAACTG ccCACCTTTGACGCACTTTTTTCTTGACTGCGGAGGCTTAGCCCGAACAGATAAGAAACCGGCAATTTGTAAAAGTTACCTCAAGCTGATGACAGAACTCTGGCACAAAAGCAG gcCTGGTTCTGTTGTTCCTACGGGTTTATTTCAAGGAATTAAAACTGTTAATCCAACATTTCGAGGCTACTCTCAACAG GATGCACAAGAATTTTTGCGTTGTCTTATGGATTTGCTTCATGAAGAACTTAAAGAACCAGTTGTAGAACTGGAAGATGCCCAGCCTATGAGTGTTGAAGAGAGTATGGAAGAAGACAAGAGTCAGTCAGATGTAGGCTTTCAGCCCTGTGAATCCTGTGGTACCtgtgataaaacagaaaatgatgCTATTTTCAAACCTGTCTTAGAGGATCCTGCAGAGACAACCATGTTAATTCAGGATGATGATAACAACTCAATCACATCCAAAGactggcagaaagaaaaaatatcaagcaACAAGCTTAAACGAGCAAATTCTATGGAAGACTTGGAAAAAGACACAAACACTACTTCAGAGActactgaatttttaaataatcaaGGAACTGTCAAAGTACAGATACACAGCAGATTCTCAG AGTACATCAGTGATGTCCACATGAATGATATATCTGCAGCCCACACCCCATCATCAAATGAAGGGATGAACACACGCTTATCAAACAGTCCTCCAAAATCATTCTCATCGTGCTCTTCGCTGGCACCAGTCCACAAAAAAG TTTCAACTGTATCATCACCGAAAAGGAAGAAGCGCAAGAAGTACAGGAGTGTTATCTCTGATATATTTGATGGGACTATAATAAGCTCAGTACAGTGCTTGACTTGTGATCGG ctgTCTGTAACCCTGGAGACCTTTCAGGATCTGTCCTTGCCTATTCCAGGTAAGGAAGATCTTGCTAAACTCCATTCTGCAAGTCATCAGACATCTCTAGTCAAAGCAGGGTCATGTGGAGAAGCATATGCCCCCCAGGGATGGATAGCTTTTTTTATGGAATATTTCAAAAG ATGTTTCAGGTTTGTTGTCTCGTGTGTTCCTAGCTGGTTTTGGGGTCCAGTTGTAACCTTACAAGATTGTCTTGCTGCCTTTTTCGCCAGAGATGAGCTCAAGG GTGATAACATGTATAGCTGTGGAAGGTGTAAAAA gTTAAGAAATGGAGTGAAATTCTGCAAAGTGCAAAAATTTCCTGAG ATACTGTGCATACATCTCAAAAGATTTAGACATGAACTTATGTTTTCCACAAAAATTGGGACCCATGTGTCCTTTCCCTTGGAAGGCCTTGATCTTCAGCCTTTCCTGGCAAAGGACAGTCCAGCTCAAATAGTGACTTACGATCTTCTGTCTGTCATCTGCCATCATGGAACTGCCAGCA GTGGACATTATATAGCTTATTGTCGCAACAACTTAAATAATTTGTGGTATGAATTTGATGACCAAAGTGTCACAGAAGTGTCAGAATCCACAGTGCAAAATGCAGAAGCGTATGTTCTCTTCTACAG AAAGAGcagtgaagaggcacagagagagaGGCGGAGGATATCAGGTCTACTGAATATGATGGAACCAAGTCTTCTGCAGTTCTATGTTTCCAGACAGTGGTTAAATAAATTCAAGACTTTTGCAGAGCCAGGACCAATTTCAAATAATGACTTTCTCTGTGTGCATGGAG GTGTTCCTCCACACAAAGCTAACTTCATAGAGGACCTAGTTGTAATGCTACCTCAAAATATATGGGATAATCTGTATAGCAG GTATGGAGGAGGACCAGCTGTTAACCATTTGTATGTTTGTCACACCTGCCAAATAGAGTCTGAAAGAattgaaaaaagaaggaaaaatgaattgGAAATGTTTATTCGG cttaATAGAGCATTCCGAGAAAAAGGATCTCCGTCGACGTTTTACTGCATCAGTATGCAATGGTTCAGAGAATGGGAAGGATTTGTAAAGGGTAAAGACAGTG ATCCTCCTGGTCCTATTGATAACGCTAAGATTGCAGTAACAAAATGTGGAAATGCTGTGCTAAGACAAG gtgCAGATTCTGGACAAATATCTGAAGGAACATGGAATTTTCTTCAGTCAATCTATGGTGGAGGTCCAGAGATTATACTCAGACCACCTGTTCCTCCAGTAGAACCCGATATCTTGCAAACAGAGGAGAAGATTGAATTAGAAACTCATGGTCTGTAG